CAAGGGCAAGATACGTATATTATTGGCAGAAATGGCGATACAACCGCTAACCCTGCTGAAAAGGTGATTAATAATATAGCTACCCCAGCTCAGGCAATTGATACCAACAATCAAGTAAGCTATGAACAGGATTATTTGGTATTAGCAGGTGTGCGTCGTGATAAAATCCGATTAAGTCGAGAGGGCGATGACTTATTGGTGAAAGGCTTGAAAGATAATGGTCAAGAGGAAGCGGTACGACTTCAACAGTTTTTTAAAGGTGAAGCTTATCAGCATATTTCCATTGTTGATGAAAAAGGCGGTCAGTCTGCCATCGAAGTGGATGAGCAAGGAAATGCTGTTTTATCAAATAGTGCGGTGATTTTTGGTACAGACAACGCTGATAACTTATACACGACTGAGCGAGAACAAGGCAGCTATACGCTATTGGGAGAGGCCGGTGACGATCGACTACAGGCAAAGCATACATTTAAAGCCACTGAGAATGGTTATGAATTTTTAGATGGAGATATTTTAGTTGGTGGTAAAGGAAATGATACGCTACGAGATAGTTGGGCTGATGATGTCTTATTTAGTGGAGAAGACAATGACATTATTGTTAGCTCACTAGGCGATGATCAAATTGATACAGGTACCGGTCGTGACGAGGTACGTTTTGCTCCTAATGCGGAAGGTATAAAAGTAGTAAATACAAATAGTAGTTCTGAAGCAATATTATGGGTTCCTTTTTCTCTTACGGAAGCTAATTTTCGTTATGAGAAAAACAGTCTAATCATTGAAGGACTGGCTCCTAAAAGTAGAACTGATAAAAAACTGATGATAATGCTACCGGAATATTTAACAAATAAGCCTAATGTAGTATTGAAAAGTTATGATGGTAGGCAAGTAGAACCTGAAACACCAAATCAGTATTCTGAGCTTACTTATAACTCTGCAATGCCAGCTAACTCAAAGAACAAATCACTTGTAGAGCAAGAACGGTATGATAGTGATGAGTTGAGGCAACTTGCAGAACTGGCGGCTTTATCATTAGTTGTCAATCAAACAGACTTTTCCTGATTGAATTAAGAAGTGCATTCAAACTAAAAATTGAATGCACTTCTTCGGTCAAAATAGGTTACACTCCCTTTATACCCGGCCTAGAGCCAATTTACCTAACCACTCGAAATCTTTTTTCCCTAGTGAGCCTTTGTTTTCTCTTAGAATATCACTGTCGTAAAAATTCCAATTTTGACTATTTGAGAATTCACTTTTTATTTGAGCTTTATCATGATCTTTAAGTATTCCACCACTGCCAGCTCTGGAGCCGAGGCTTGTTGCCATATTTAATAAAGAGTGATTCTTAGGATCAACAGGGGAGCGACCATAGAAGGAAGTACTTTCATCCAGATCTTTGACACCTTCGTATTTGGTGAAAAGTACGCCAGGTGTGTATGCTAGCTCTTTTTTTCGCAATGTCAGCTTGCTACCAATATCATTCTCACTTGTCGTAAGTTTTTGAAAGGATTCTGTATCCGCTTGACTAGCTACTTGTAGGGAGACTTGACGACCATTAAATGTGCCAGTGAATGAATCAGAGCTACGAGAACTATCGTGAGTTGAAAAAGAGGAAATAGAAGATGATGGGATGTTAAGATTAGTATCCATAGTCAATATGATATCTCTTGATAAAATTAATGTTTACCGACTTATTGAGTATAAATAATACTGAAAGTTTTATTTGTTAAAGTACTCATCAGTCGAAATTTTTTAGTTTATGAGTCTGCCTTATAGATCAAAAAAAGGACAAGCAGTCTAGTACGACAGAGGAAAACTTATAGACTGAGTTAATAGAAGGAAAATACGCTACCAACACACAACACCTGGCTAAAGCCCAATCAACAATGGGTTAGCGTTATAGAAATGCGAGATGATTCATAACAAAGTCGACAATTTCATTTATTTGATCTTATTTAGTACTGACGTAAAGGTATAATAAGTCTAATGTCGTATTAACTATTTATGTGTTGGTGTTTTGTATTTGTTTGTGAACAGGGTGTAAAAGACACCGCGTAATAGAATCACATATAAGCGACGGTAGTTGTTAGTGTTGCTTCGACTGTGTACTTGGTTATAAATCAAGCTATCAACTACGTATGGTTCTAGCAATAAGTAAGGTAGATGGATTAATGAGCTATTTTATGTCTGTAATGACTCACTTAAAAATACTAATAAACAAGCAAAAGTTTACTAGTTATTGTTTTACATCAAACATGCGACATTTGCTTCCAATAATTCGGGATATTAGACAAGCTAATGTTGTAAATTAATTCAAGATACTTTATAAAGTGCTGCGACAAATGTCTAATTAAGTAGACCAAAATTTGTTGGCATATATTTACACTATGCTATTGTACCCAGTAATAAAATGAATATAGGATGTTCAACTATGATTTTAAAAAAAATTCTCCCTATCGCTTTGGCAGCAACATTATCTACAGCTGTATCTGCTGATACTTGGAATGAAGATTTTACTAAAGATTTTAAGCCGGAAGTTGCCACTTACTTAGCTAAATGGTATCAAGATAACTACAGTAATTATTCTTATATTTATCGAAAGTTTTGTTTTTGTCCTGATTCAGGAAAGTCATTTACGGTTGACGTCAGAGACAACGAAGTCAAAAATGTTACTTACACTGATACTAACGAAAAAGTACCAGAATCCTACATGAGAACCTTTGACACTATTGACGAACTTTTTGCTAATTTAGTTAAAGCAAATAAAAGTGCTCATAAAATAAATGTTGAATTTAATGAGCGTTTTGGTAATCCAAGTAGTGTTTACATTGATCATGATCCTCGGATTGCTGATGAAGAAACTGCTTATTCTATAGATCAAATTTATGTAATGTTGCCCTAAACAGCTTTTATACACCTTGGGATAGAGTCTCGTAAATGTGTTTGCCGTATACTTACTTATTTATTGCTAAAACAGTAAGTGATCGATAGCTTGGTTTACGGCCAAACACACTTTCGAGGCATCGCCAAATAATGGAAAGTAATGGGTTGACATCAATGATAAAGAAAAGATGGGGTAAAGTATCTCATCTGAAGCTGTACATGAAAGCCCCGGTATAACGGGGCTCGTAGGGTCGTCAGGTATTGGTTGTTACTGTATATCGTTGATTGATAAAACTTCAGGCTCTCCATGCAGTGGGCGATGGACTTTTATTATCACTGCTGTAGGAGCTACATCAGGATGAATAGACTCACCATTACAAATGAACTTGTAATTGGTGCCTGCAACCACTTGGGTGGACACAGCAAAAGGAGTGTACTTAACACCCGTGAAGCCACTCATTGCTTGAAAGAATACGCTGTAATCATCTCGGCTGAGATTAGTTCTATATAATGTCCAACCCCCAGGAATGAGAGTATTTGCTAGCGAAGCAGATTCGTTGGTGCGATACTGATTATCAGAAAACTGTTGAGATAGAGCGATACCTGGTAGTAGGCAAAGTAGTAGTAACAGTCGTTTAGCCATATTAAATTCCTTTTTATCTGTGGTGATTAACAAGGCTTAGATTAATATAGAATACTTGATTTGATTTTACTGATAACGACGATTAGTTGACTTAAAACAATAGTTGGATACATAAATAAGTTTTTATTTTGGTACTTTTGTGCGGTATTGCTGCTGTTTAGTAAATGAGAAAACCTCATTATATGAATAAAGCCCAAAACGTTTGTATTATTATGGAGACTTGTTTTTTTGAAACTAAATCTTAGGTAAAAACTGCCTTCAAGGATAGCCGCAAAAGTTTAATAGCAAAGCATTATAAACCATTCTCTTTATGCAGACTTTCATCTTGCCTGGCCAAAATCCCGCTTTTTAATTTTGGCCATTCTGCCATCAGGATGATGAAATACTAATCCCTCAATATTTTGATGCTGTAACCATGTTTTTAGCTCGTTAAATGTTCTGTATAAGTTAAGATTGAGCTGTCCTTACTATTAGCCTGATTGGATAGTAGTTTCATTAAGTTTAACTATCCACTTATAAGCCTGTGATAATATACAAATCTCAATAACCGCAACGATTAACCAAATAAGATCGTAAACAAAGTCCAAATAATAGGGTAGAAATGGTAGATAACTCATGATTTGGCTTGTCAAAATAGGCAGTAAACCTATTAAAACAAACAACCTTAATTGGTGATCAGAAGATATACTCCATGCCCACTGCAAGGTTTTTGGCTGATCTATAGCCGTTGCAGGCAAGATAAGGCTCCATCTAGAAATACAATAAGTAGCAGGTAGCATCAAGATAGCCATCAATAAGCTAAATGGTATTGAATTGTTATCCGGTAATAATGCCGTTAAGTTATAGCTTATTGCAGCAGTAATACCATATATCACTGAAAAACCAAAAAATATTAATAAGAACTTGGTTTCACGCTTTGTCCACCTTAAGACTGGTGTTGATTGGATGGCTTCACTGTTTAGTAGAAAAACGCGATGGCAACCAATAACACTCAGCACAAATGCTAGGTAGTAAATGATATAAATAAAAAAATATAGCATAAAATTAATTTCTGGCGGATGGGGAATCAAATAGTCTAATAAAATCATTAAAAAAATGAACGGAATCCCCAGCCGCAATAAAGCTGTTATGTTTTGAAAGGGGGTTGTTAATCCTTTTAAAAAAATTTCTTTTAAAGGTAGGGTTTTATTTACTTCAGTCAATTGTCTTCAACCATAGTCAGTAGATTTTCAGTGAGTGAATAATATACATGTTTAACGAATGAGTAAATCAGGTAGAGTATCAATAG
This region of Spartinivicinus poritis genomic DNA includes:
- a CDS encoding calcium-binding protein: QGQDTYIIGRNGDTTANPAEKVINNIATPAQAIDTNNQVSYEQDYLVLAGVRRDKIRLSREGDDLLVKGLKDNGQEEAVRLQQFFKGEAYQHISIVDEKGGQSAIEVDEQGNAVLSNSAVIFGTDNADNLYTTEREQGSYTLLGEAGDDRLQAKHTFKATENGYEFLDGDILVGGKGNDTLRDSWADDVLFSGEDNDIIVSSLGDDQIDTGTGRDEVRFAPNAEGIKVVNTNSSSEAILWVPFSLTEANFRYEKNSLIIEGLAPKSRTDKKLMIMLPEYLTNKPNVVLKSYDGRQVEPETPNQYSELTYNSAMPANSKNKSLVEQERYDSDELRQLAELAALSLVVNQTDFS
- a CDS encoding DUF6174 domain-containing protein — encoded protein: MILKKILPIALAATLSTAVSADTWNEDFTKDFKPEVATYLAKWYQDNYSNYSYIYRKFCFCPDSGKSFTVDVRDNEVKNVTYTDTNEKVPESYMRTFDTIDELFANLVKANKSAHKINVEFNERFGNPSSVYIDHDPRIADEETAYSIDQIYVMLP